Within the Populus trichocarpa isolate Nisqually-1 unplaced genomic scaffold, P.trichocarpa_v4.1 scaffold_3435, whole genome shotgun sequence genome, the region ataaatacatcatgaatccttcaagtcaaaggttcacaatctttttatttttagcattttcaacatataaatttttaaaatctatctctctaaaatataattGCACCTTCTTTCTATTCAAAGTTACTGACTTTACTATCAGAGAGTTCTCACGTCGATTAAAAAAGATCTTTTGCAAATAACAGCTACCGGTCACCTGGCTTGGCTCACTAGGCACCACTAACTTCTATTATAGCTATCAATCACCTAGCTCATCAAACACTACTTGCAACTATCACAGCTATCAGACACCTTAACTAAAAAGAATGGATCAgattatttaaactaaaaaatcaactaattatttaataCATTAATCTTAGTATCTTGAATTTTTGTACTCCTCAATCATACAAAAAGCTTATTAGACGTTCAGTTCTTGTTCACAACTCATAAAAAAAGTGGTGCATTTCTTCTACGCTACTCTTAGGAACGTGCATGAGACTCATTAAGATCATTTCAAAGGGGCTTGGTCATTTTTGTAGAAATTTGAATTCGTCAAcctcatctctctctttctaagtGTGAAGATGCATATCATGTAAAGGAAAGCAATGAAGACTAAAAACATCCCATCAAGAGTTTGGGTCATTCGTCTTCTTCCCATGAATCTTCCACAAGTTTGGCGCACACGTTCCACAAGTCTAGTGATTAATATGTTGTGTTTTTTGACGTGTTTTTCTCACTTCAAATTTACTAAAAAATGATTGGtagattataaaatttattgtatcAATATAATTCTGGCACTGTCCCTATCACAAAGCTTATTGGACGTGCAGTTCTTGTTCACAACTCATAAGAAAGTGGTGCATTTCTTCTTCGCTACAAGAAGCTTATTGGACGTGCATGTTTTTAGTGTTCATTGCTTTCCTTTACATATCATGTAAAGGAAAGCAATGAAGACTAAAAACATCCCAGCAAGAGTTTGGGTCATTCCTCTTCTTTCTATGAATCTTCCACAAGTCTAGTGATTaatatattgtgttttttgaCGTGTTTTTCTCACTTCAAATTTACTAAAAAATGATTGGtagattataaaatttattgtatcAATATAATTCTGGCACTGTCCCTATCACAAAGCTTTGGGAATAAAATTTGCCTTTGTTATGTCCAGTAGTCCATGCATGGATGGTTGCCATTTATCGATGTGCGTTAATGTGATCAGAATTAAATAATACATAATGATAATAGAGGTTAGAATATTAGAAATGCAATTGGCCAAGTGAGCATCAAATTATCAAGGAATAAACTTTTACATGAATTGAAGATAATATAGATGGAAATAGGGCAATGAGATAATTAATGTACAGATTAAATAAATTGGAGGATCGGAAATTTTTCTGGTATGAATTTCCTAGGTAAATTTTTCTGGCATGAATTTTTCTGGTATGAATTCccgcctatatatatatacatggacaaCCCTAGTTTCATTATGTGTACGTATAATGTATGTAAACAAAATTAAGGAAGACCATGACATCTTATAGGTCTAGGGTCTTTGTCGTCTTCTCCGTTACATATTTTTGGTTGtgacttgatttttctaatttaattaatgttccCCTCAATCTCTCTTTACTTTTCTCTTCCAgtacatataatttatataaacaaaattaaggaaGACCAAGACATCGTATACGCCCTTGCAGTCTTTTTTGTCTTCTGCATTCGAGGACTTGGCCCTCCGCCTCACATATTTTTGGTGATACATCATTTTGTGActtggtttttcattttgaatgttCCTCTTAATATCATAAATGTGACAACATGTTACAGTCTGCCACTGCGTGTTTAAGAGGTTAATGATGTTGGGATTTCTGAATAGCATGCATgcatggaaaataataaaataaaattattcaggaTTCTCTAATATTATGTTAGACGGATCTAGAACCTAAAGATATGATCTTCTTTgactttaaataattctttaaagattTAAGTTGTTGCAAACTACAAGCCGTCCAATTTGTCTGGTCTCCAACAATAATCAACACAAACTACCAGtaagaaatctcttaaatctttatttaaaagAGAGTGGTTGCTATGATTAGAGTGTTAGCTCTATATCATGTGACTTACATAGTTTTTCTGTCCAACATGAAACCCcagaaaaataagaggcatggcttactatttataggaaaatctgaaaaaccctataaattagcaaaaatatcaatttgtccctTGAATAATATCCACGTActaattcaggataattttacaaattaactcaatcaagtccttgatttttctaggtctagaaatataatatatgtattaattatataatatatgtattaattaatttctaaaatatattttaatcaagtcatacttaattaaatcatcctagtttaatttctgactaatgtttcttaatgtgtgtgacccattaggttcctaatatgaTAGCTcgaatataaattctaattataattaaatataattaaacaatttaatttattatcaaatcaataattgattaatttatatttgaaaattaggTGCATCGTCTAGtaacgtgtcatgatccctcaaatattataaaagtcagtagtggtttgacttaacttttagtaataatttaaaataaatcaacttttgcttttgttttgttttgctttttcattttttatttttattttaggatgtgttttttttagaaaaattcctTTTAAACCTCTCAgggtcattttgtttttctagaaaactacaaataagtttttttttttatgttgcatatggttaaatctctaaaaaatataacaaaaaaaaatcatatcgtttaatattttcatacaaaaacaaaaaatatgtgttttggCATGCATTTTAGGAGGGGGGTTGCTgttttttgcaaagaaaatggaggaagaagaacGAATGGGGGAGGAGGAGAGGGGGGGGTCGCTCAACATATcattattatagaatgtatagatAGTATATATCAGAATAGGAAATTAATAtaggattattccaatgttgtaatCCCTACAGTTACTGCCGTGTTCTgccctacatatataaataggaaggttGGCTAAGGCACAACCCAACACACattttattattctcaacttggtatcagagccgcaaaaccctaaaaatactTAACCTACTTCTCTCACAGCCGGCAACCTTTACTTCTCTCACAGCCAGCAACCTTCTCCTGCAGCAAATAATTAAACCTACTTCTCTCACAGCCGGCAACCTTCTTCTTCGGCAAATTAACCTACTTCTCCTTCAGCACATacatcttcttcctctgcagCACAACCTCTCTTCTTCAATGGAACAACCGCCACATacatcttcttcctctgcagCACCAGCAGTCCAGTCTTCTTCACCAGCACGCAGCAGCCATCCTATGACTCTCAGACCGCGACAGCAAACCTGGCTACTTCCGCTGCCGCCACCTCTGCCTCCACACGGGTACTGCATTCTCCTTCTTCTGAGCCCTTTGCATTTTCTGATGCTGACCGCCGGTATGCAGTTTGGCATAATGCTATGTGTGATGAGATCGCTGCTTTGCGCTCAAATCACACTTGGTCTTTGGTTCCATTTCATTCTTCTATGAACGTTGTTGGCAGTAGATGGGTATATCGGATCAAACGTCGTGTTGATGGTAGTATTGAGCGCTATAAAGCGCGCCTTGTTGCTAGAGGTTTTACCCAGCAGGAAGGtattgattattctgaaaccTTAAGTCCAGTTATTAAGCAGGCCACTGTCCGATTGGTTTTCTCTATCGCGGTTTCGCGAAATTGGAAGATTCATcagcttgatattcataatgcctTCCTCAATAGTGTTCTTACTGAAGAGGTCTACGTGAAACAgcctccaggttttgttgactcCTCTCTTCCATCTCATATGTGCAGATTGCACAAATCATTGTATGGTTTGAAATAGGCACCGAGAGCATGGTACACtcgtgttgcgatgtcgcggtcgcacaaattaattaccctagcttcaaacacaacacacaagatagtatagagcaagcaaggggtcgattccacaaggaagtttcaagtcagatttttatgttgtacgttatgtaattggggggatttggtttgtgattatctaaactatggcagcaattaaactagcaaacaaaatcaattaaaaccaaaacttatcaagaaaacaaaccttggtcgcaagcacacatccaccaacggaaattagaaccgatccttgaaacaaaaattgcagtttatgttctgaaattttatcttttcttaacgttgattaattaacggatccgccgtataactaatcctaaccaacaaacaatcaaagtgtccgcactaatgattcaatttaatggtagctttaagaactagataatttcatcaagattaacatacaagctgtccgcagcttgtgtcactttgttcaaatgttctccctaagttcaataacgtagttccgccacaattatcaagcttagttgcttcacaagttcatatatcacaactctggttttgatattaaacttagcaatagattgttcacaacaataacttagagtccgctctagcaatcatcaacaacaatcatagaaaatatgcataggaaaacatcatactcattcataacataaactgaaaataaaaggaagaataaatctcacggttcttgaaatccaaaggttagttgtgtccttgcaaccaagaaaagagcttagccttgcataactattgaacaactacttctaaagaatgaaaagagcatgatttttttgggtttgaagaggagagaatttgtgtttattctctgctggctgctgcctccttctgctctccctcttttctgctggctgctgtctccttctctctttctttttatatgctaagaaaccctagtctctatttcacaaaatagtccttccttgagttggcagtttacatttaagtacttcaataactatttttcctaaaaggagaaatagccttgcatgaaatcttcaagctctgacttagaggagctaaattgctgatataaaaacttggatgtcggtttagatgcttcggaatgtaatttggacttgtttcttcacgaaacctgtttgctggcagaattcagatgtcatcttttaaaaatcatatctccctcatatgacatctttgttggctgaaatttggagcgttgatagttctttaagtcaggaatccacgaaaatttagttttcattaattggacttctgtagctccagatattaaattttgaatggccaaaggtcaacactggcagaatgcgagatttgactttgcaggatgtgatttccatgatctttctctttttatttttcttgcattacatttccagaaatgtatggatgttagctttttagtgccactggaatcacttcatttcgatctctagaactcacgctctgcacaaaacatcgactgaatgtcaaatctgccaattacctccaatttactcccttttgcatctttcatccaaaagtgccttcaaaacataaaacaaagaatatcaaggcattttatacataaaacatagacaaaacattaggtagatgtgggtgaaactatcgaataacaTGGTTACATCAACTCGTCTAAGTGATTTTCTGCTCTCCATTGGTTTTCGCGCTTCTAAGGTTGACACCTCCCTGTTTATTTTATCTGATGAtactaatatcttttatctgatggtactaatatcttttatctcctggtgtatgttgatgatattctgcttacgGGTAGCAACTCTGCTATGCTTCATCATCTAATACAGCTACTTAGCACTGAGTTCAAGCTTCATGACTTAGTTGATGTTCACTACTTTCTGGGTATTGAAGTTCAGTCTACCGGTATGGGTTTAATGCTGcgtcaacataaatatattcttgacatcctcacCCGCGCTGGTATGACTTCCTGCAAACCTGTTGATACTCCAGTCTCCCCTTCGAAAGTCACTTTATTACCGGATCACTCATTCTCTGATCCTACACGATTTCATCAAATCGTgggtgctcttcaatatcttACCTTCACCCGTTTGGATATATGCTTTGCTGTTAACagagtctgtcagtttatgcatgctcctacagattctcattgggCCGCTGTTAAGCGTATTCTACGCTATCTTAAAGGTACGACATCTTATGGTTTTCATATCACTCGAGGCTCCTCTTTTGCTCTACATGGCtttacagatgcagattgggctagtagtattgatgatcgcaagtcTACGGGTGGCTATCTTGTCTTTTTTGGTCAGACACCGATTTCTTGGAAATCCGGCAAGCAACGCACAGTTACTCGCTCCTCTACTGAGGCTGAGTATAAAGCTCTTGCTGATGGTACTGCTGAAGTCATTTGGCTTCAATACTTGTTAACAGATCTGCAGGTTCCTTTAGTTTGTGCTCCtaccatttggtgtgataatcttggTGCTACCTATCTCTCGACCAATCCTATCTTCCATGCTCGTACTAAGCATGTTGAAGTGGATTATCACTTTGTCCGTGACCGCGTTGCCAAGAAAGAGATTCAGATTCGTTTTGTTCCCTCTCGGGATCAACTTGCCGATGTGTTCACTAAACCGCTTCCTGTTGCATCCTTTACTGCTTTTCGGTTCAAGCTTCGAGTTGATCCCccaccctcagcttgagggggcatattatagaatttaTAGCTAGTATATAtcagaatagaaaattaatataggattattccaatgttgtaatCCCTACAGTTACTGCCGTGTTCTgccctacatatataaataggaaggttGGCTAAGGCACAACCCAACAcacattctattattctcaactatcataacttaaatattattgatagatTCATGGATGAATATTACCAACAGGTTTATTTTATCGGTATTTTTGTCTGTAAAAATGACATTTCattatatctcttttttttttaatcattcgtTTTCCACTTTAATTCCTCCAGCATACactaataaagatttttttgtcgGTGTTTATGGACATATATTAAGAGGAATTGTTTCGTTGGTAAAACTCACTGTAATCTACATATGAGAATTTTTCCATCaatatttgttgttgattttttttcctgtggtGTTGGCTAAACACAAGGAAGGGAGATATATAAAATCTCTATATCAATATCCAGGTTTGATGATCATGCCATGCGTGATAACTGAGGAATAaaggcaaggaaaaaaaataacccacaaacataaaaatacaataaccaTGGTattaataacaattcaaaatccAAACATGGCTAAATACATAGCCTCGTTATTCAAAATCCAAATACATGACAGATTCATAAAGGATAGAGAAACTTCGTAACCGGATACATGCATACTCtctggtttatatatatatatatatatatatatatatatatatatatatatattcccagATTATTATGCTTGCATGGGTTTCGAAAGTCAGGACCATGCACCAAATCTTTCACATGATAGTACAGGTAGTAAACGTTGCCGCCGTCGTAGCAACTGCCTGAAACACAGTCGCGAAGACCTagtaaaagaaagagagaagcaaGACCAACAAGTTATTAGTATCAACAAGCTAGTCACGGGTCTTACCCCcgtagaaaaattaaaaaagaagaagaaataatcaTAATGGGGTTTCAAGCTTCTTGATAGCTCAACTTAATTAGAGAGACATGGACGTAAAACAATATGACCTTGATGAAGAGCTAGAATCTTGAGATGAttgctattttatatatatatatatatatatatatatatatatatatatatatatatatatatatatataataataataataataataataaatagtgctatatatgtacatataattaattagctaCCCGATcgtatatatatactaatatattttattgtagaGGGTTTCGTTTGATGATATATTCTTAATGGATAATAGCAGATTTGACTGGACAATAATTACTAAATGATATATAAGAACCAATCAACTCACACTTGATCGACTTTGACGATTATACAAGACAATTGCGTTGCTAGCACCCGCATTTTGGACctgaaatataaaatcaaaatcgagTTGGGTTAACAAGTATCtaggaaaattattattattattattgaaaggaATTCGACACTAGCGCGTgtgattgatttatttgtttatgtacaatatatatatatatatatatatatatatatatatatatatagttgtgaCATGACAAGTGAAATAACAGAAAAATATATAGCTTAGCTAGCTAGGATACCTGATGATTCATCTGCCCCTCCTTGTTTGCCACCTTCATGTTTTCAAGAATAATATAGTTATCCAAAAAATGTCTGTGGGGGTGGACATAACTGCTTTCAGTAAAACATTCACTGCAAAGATTGAAGGACTCGTCATCAAGATCAAAGCAGTCGGTGCATGAGAAAAACGTTCCCTTTAGAAGCCCATCGCATCCATCACAAAACTTTCTTCCACTCTTAATTATGTAGAAGAGAGTCATCACTTCCATAAACTCTAGTTCGCCGGTTCCACTTACGTTTAGATAGTCGAAAAAGGGACGGTTCGCCATTTTTGTGTGACCGTTCCGCTTCATGTATGGCAGGTACTCTTGAATGGTTATTCCTCTACTCCCGTCGTGATCTatgcttttgaaaaatcttcTACCTTGCGATTTGCTCTCTTCATTGGCAGTGATGTAATACGCCCTTGCAATCTTGTGCAGCTCATCCATTATTTTTACCTTCTCGGATCCAAATTAAATGGCTAGGAAATGTATTCccgcctatatatatatatatacacatggaCAACCCTAGTTTAATTATGTGTACGTATAATGTATGTAAACAAAATTAAGGAAGACCAAGACATCGTATAGGTCTAGGGTCTTTGTCGTCTTCTCCGTTACATACTTTTGGTTGtgacttgatttttctaatttaattaatgttccCCTCAATCTCTCTTTACTTTTCTCTTCCAgtacatataatttatataaacaaaattaaggaaGACCAAGACATCGTATACGCCCTTGCAGTCTTTTTTGTCTTCTGCATTCGTGGACTTGGCCCTCCGCCTCACATATTTTTGGTGATACATCATTTTGTGActtggtttttcattttgaatgttCCTCTCAATATCATAAATGTGACAACATGTTACAGTCTGCCACTGCGTGTTTAAGAGGTTAATGATGTTGAGATTTCTGAATAGCATGCATgcatggaaaataataaaataaaattattcaggattctttaatattatgttaGACGGATCTAGAAACTAAAGATATGATCTTCTTTgactttaaataattctttaaagattTAAGTTGTTGCAAACTACAAGCCGTCCAATTTGTCTGGTCTCCAACAATAATCAACACAAACTACCAGtaagaaatctcttaaatctttatttaaaagAGAGTGGTTGCTATGATTAGAGTGTTAGCTCTATATCATGTGACTTACATAGTTTTTCTGTCCAACATGAAACCCcagaaaaataagaggcataacttactatttataggaaaatctgaaaaaccctataaattagcaaaaatatcaatttgtccctTGAATAATATCCACGTActaattcaggataattttacaaattaactcaatcaagtccttgatttttctaggtctagaaatataatatatgtattaattatataatatatgtattaattaatttctaaaatatattttaatcaagtcatacttaattaaatcatcctagtttaatttctgactaatgtttcttaatgtgtgtgacccattaggttcctaatatgaTAGCTcgaatataaattctaattataattaaatataattaaacaatttaatttattatcaaatcaataattgattaatttatatttgaaaattaggTGCATCGTCTAGtaacgtgtcatgatccctcaaatattataaaagtcagtagtggtttgacttaacttttagtaataatttaaaataaatcaacttttgcttttgttttgttttgctttttcattttttatttttattttaggatgtgttttttttagaaaaattcctTTTAAACCTCTCAgggtcattttgtttttctagaaaactacaaataagtttttttttttatgttgcatatggttaaatctctaaaaaatataacaaaaaaaaatcatatcgtttaatattttcatacaaaaacaaaaaatatgtgttttggCATGCATTTTAGGAGGGGGGTTGCTgttttttgcaaagaaaatggaggaagaagaacGAATGGGGGAGGAGGAGAGGGGGGGTCGCTCAACATATcattattatagaatgtatagatAGTATATATCAGAATAGGAAATTAATAtaggattattccaatgttgtaatCCCTACAGTTACTGCCGTGTTCTgccctacatatataaataggaaggttGGCTAAGGCACAACCCAACACACattttattattctcaacttggtatcagagccgcaaaaccctaaaaatactTAACCTACTTCTCTCACAGCCGGCAACCTTTACTTCTCTCACAGCCAGCAACCTTCTCCTGCAGCAAATAATTAAACCTACTTCTCTCACAGCCGGCAACCTTCTTCTTCGGCAAATTAACCTACTTCTCCTTCAGCACATacatcttcttcctctgcagCACAACCTCTCTTCTTCAATGGAACAACCGCCACATacatcttcttcctctgcagCACCAGCAGTCCAGTCTTCTTCACCAGCACGCAGCAGCCATCCTATGACTCTCAGACCGCGGCAGCAAACCTGGCTACTTCCGCTGCCGCCACCTCTGCCTCTACACGGGTACTGCATTCTCCTTCTTCTGAGCCCTTTGCATTTTCTGATGCTGACCGCCGGTATGCAGTTTGGCATAATGCTATGTGTGATGAGATCGCTGCTTTGCGCTCAAATCACACTTGGTCTTTGGTTCCATTTCATTCTTCTATGAACGTTGTTGGCAGTAGATGGGTATATCGGATCAAACGTCGTGTTGATGGTAGTATTGAGCGCTATAAAGCGCGCCTTGTTGCTAGAGGTTTTACCCAGCAGGAAGGtattgattattctgaaaccTTAAGTCCAGTTATTAAGCAGGCCACTGTCCGATTGGTTTTCTCTATCGCGGTTTCGCGAAATTGGAAGATTCATcagcttgatattcataatgcctTCCTCAATAGTGTTCTTACTGAAGAGGTCTACGTGAAACAgcctccaggttttgttgactcCTCTCTTCCATCTCATATGTGCAGATTGCACAAATCATTGTATGGTTTGAAATAGGCACCGAGAGCATGGTACACtcgtgttgcgatgtcgcggtcgcacaaattaattaccctagcttcaaacacaacacacaagatagtatagagcaagcaaggggtcgatcccacgaggaagtttcaagtcagatttttatgttgtacgttatgtaattggggggatttggtttgtgattatctaaactatgacagcaattaaactagcaaacaaaatcaattaaaaccaaaacttatcaagaaaacaaaccttggtcgcaagcacacatccaccaacggaaattagaaccgatccttgaaacaaaaattgcagtttatgttctgaaattttatcttttcttaacgttgattaattaacggatccgccgtataactaatcctaaccaacaaacaatcaaagtgtccgcactaatgattcaatttaatggtagctttaagaactagataatttcatcaagattaacatacaagctgtccgcagcttgtgtcactttgttcaaatgttctccctaagttcaataacgtagttccgccacaattatcaagcttagttgcttcacaagttcatatatcacaactctggttttgatattaaacttagcaatagattgttcacaacaataacttagagtccgctctagcaatcatcaacaacaatcatagaaaatatgcataggaaaacatcatactcattcataacataaactgaaaataaaaggaagaataaatctcacggttcttgaaatccaaaggttagttgtgtccttgcaaccaagaaaagagcttagccttgcataactattgaacaactacttctaaagaatgaaaagagcatgatttttttgggtttgaagaggagagaatttgtgtttattctctgctggctgctgcctccttctgctctccctcttttctgctggctgctgtctccttctctctttctttttatatgctaagaaaccctagtctctatttcacaaaatagtccttccttgagttggcagtttacatttaagtacttcaataactatttttcctaaaaggagaaatagccttgcatgaaatcttcaagctctgacttagaggagctaaattgctgatataaaaacttggatgtcggtttagatgcttcggaatgtaatttggacttgtttcttcacgaaacctgtttgctggcagaattcagatgtcatcgtttaaaaatcatatctccctcatatgacatcttttttggctgaaatttggagcgttgatagttctttaagtcaggaatccacgaaaatttagttttcattaattggacttctgtagctccagatattaaattttgaatggccaaaggtcaacactggcagaatgcgagatttgactttgcaggatgtgatttccatgatctttctctttttatttttcttgcattacatttccagaaatgtatggatgttagctttttagtgccactggaatcacttcatttcgatctctagaactcacgctctgcacaaaacatcgactgaacgtcaaatctgccaattacctccaatttactcccttttgcatctttcatccaaaagtgccttcaaaacataaaacaaagaatatcaaggcattttatacataaaacatagacaaaacattaggtagatgtgggtgaaactatcgaataacaTGGTTACATCAACTCGTCTAAGTGATTTTCTGCTCTCCATTGGTTTTCGCGCTTCTAAGGTTGACACCTCCCTGTTTATTTTATCTGATGAtactaatatcttttatctgatggtactaatatcttttatctcctggtgtatgttgatgatattctgcttacgGGTAGCAACTCTGCTATGCTTCATCATCTAATACAGCTACTTAGCACTGAGTTCAAGCTTCATGACTTAGTTGCTGTTCACTACTTTCTGGGTATTGAAGTTCAGTCTACCGGTATGGGTTTAATGCTGcgtcaacataaatatattcttgacatcctcacCCGCGCTGGTATGACTTCCTGCAAACCTGTTGATACTCCAGTCTCCCCTTCGAAAGTCACTTTATTACCGGATCACTCATTCTCTGATCCTACACGATTTCATCAAATCGTgggtgctcttcaatatcttACCTTCACCCGTTTGGATATATGCTTTGCTGTTAACagagtctgtcagtttatgcatgctcctacagattctcattgggCCGCTGTTAAGCGTATTCTACGCTATCTTAAAGGTACGACATCTTATGGTTTTCATATCACTCGAGGCTC harbors:
- the LOC112325883 gene encoding uncharacterized protein LOC112325883 isoform X2, with translation MDELHKIARAYYITANEESKSQGRRFFKSIDHDGSRGITIQEYLPYMKRNGHTKMANRPFFDYLNVSGTGELEFMEVMTLFYIIKSGRKFCDGCDGLLKGTFFSCTDCFDLDDESFNLCSECFTESSYVHPHRHFLDNYIILENMKVANKEGQMNHQVQNAGASNAIVLYNRQSRSSVFATVFQAVATTAATFTTCTIM
- the LOC112325883 gene encoding uncharacterized protein LOC112325883 isoform X1 is translated as MDELHKIARAYYITANEESKSQGRRFFKSIDHDGSRGITIQEYLPYMKRNGHTKMANRPFFDYLNVSGTGELEFMEVMTLFYIIKSGRKFCDGCDGLLKGTFFSCTDCFDLDDESFNLCSECFTESSYVHPHRHFLDNYIILENMKVANKEGQMNHQVQNAGASNAIVLYNRQSRSSVFATVFQAVATTAATFTTCTIM